In Lachnospiraceae bacterium, the DNA window CTACAGGCTCTGCTTTCTTCAGTGCAGCAGCATCAAACTGAGGATGAAGCAGTGTATCCAGGTTACGTGGATCGATCATCTTAACTGCTTTCTTCTCATCGATCATGCCTTCATCAACTAAATCACATGCGATCTTTAATGCAGCCTTTGCAGTTCTCTTACCATTACGTGTCTGTAACATGTACAGCTTTTTGTCCTCAATGGTGAACTCCATGTCCTGCATATCTCTGTAGTGATCTTCCAGAGTATGGCAGATACCTACGAACTGCTCATAAACTTCTGGCATAACTTCCTTTAACTGGTCGATCTTTTGAGGTGTACGCACACCAGCTACTACGTCTTCGCCCTGTGCATTCATCAGGAACTCGCCCATTAAATGTTTCTCACCAGTTGCTGGGTCACGGGTAAATGCAACACCAGTACCGGAGGTCTCACCCATGTTACCAAATGCCATCATCTGTACATTTACTGCAGTACCCCAGGAATATGGGATATCGTTGTCACGACGGTAAACATTTGCTCTTGGGTTATCCCATGAACGGAATACAGCCTTGATTGCTTCCATTAACTGCTCCTTAGGATCAGTTGGGAAATCTTTTCCGATCTTTTCTTTATATTCAGCCTTGAACTGCTCAGCCAGATCATGAAGATCTTCTGCAGTCAGCTCAACGTCCTGCTTAACGCCTTTTTCAGCTTTCATCTTATCGATGAGTTCTTCAAAGTATTTCTTTCCGACTTCCATAACAACATCGGAGAACATCTGGATAAATCTTCTGTAGCAGTCCCATGCCCAACGTGGATTGCCGGACTTCTTAGCCAGAACATCTACTACTTCTTCATTCAAACCTAAGTTCAGAATGGTATCCATCATACCAGGCATAGATGCTCTTGCACCGGAACGAACGGAAACCAGAAGTGGATTTTCCCTGTCACCAAACTTCTTGCCGGTGATCTCTTCCATCTTTCCGATATATTCCATGATCTGGCCCATGATCTCATCATTGATTTTTCTGCCATCTTCATAGTACTGTGTACAAGCTTCTGTTGTAATTGTAAATCCCTGAGGAACCGGTAAACCAAGATTTGTCATCTCAGCCAGGTTTGCACCTTTGCCTCCCAGAAGATTTCTCATGTTTGCATTACCTTCACTGAACAAGTAAACCCACTTTGTTGCCATAAGTCTTTTCCTCCTCTAATATAGCAGTCCGTCAGGTCCCTTTTTTCCTGACTGCCGCCGGCTTAGCTTAGGACAGAACCAATGATTCATTTCGTCCGTCCAACGTGTTTATTATATCACAAAGTTTTTTTCAGTAAACCCTTTTGGAGGCAAAACTTTGAAAAAATTTGTTAATTTTACTGTAAAAACATGTGTAAGCGCTTCCACTTTCTGTCATTTTCACATATGCGTTGTTGATTCGTATTTGCGAATAGGTACTATGTACAAAAAAATATATATGATGTAAGTGGCAAAATTTACTTTTGACACTCACATCATATGATGTTGGGGTCAAAAGGTATTTTGACCCCTCTGATACCGAATTGCTACGTGCTTTGCACTCCCGCAATTCTAAAAACATTCGTAATCCGCTCATTTTTCTTCAAAAAATGGCTCCTTACTCATGTTTTTGGCGGGTCCCAAGGTCATAAATCCTCCTGCAAGCAAGCTTGCAACGGATTTATGACCTTTTGACCCTGGTATCATCATATATACGTCCAACACATTACTTACTGCTCCGGGTGCAATTTCTTTGCTTCAAACTTCTTCCCTGTGTAAATAGATGGCATCTGCCAAAAAAACCTGCATCAGTGCCTAAACACCAATACAGGTCTCAAAATTAATCTTCCATTGCAATCTTTGCCGCTCTCTTTGCATGAATCACAGTTGTGTCAAATACAGGAATAGAAACATCGGACTGACTGATCAAAAGGCCTATCTCCGTACAGCCTAAAATAACACCATCAGCTCCTTTTTCTTTCAATTTTTCAATAATATCCTGAAATTTTTTCCGGGACTCTTCCGTTATTGTTCCTACGCATAGTTCATTAAAAATAATGGAATTTACCGTTTCTATTTCACTCTCTTTTGGGATCAGTACATCGATTCCTCTGTCCACCAGTCTTTTTTTATAAAAATCCTGTGTCATTGTATATTTGGTTCCCAGAAGTCCTACCCGTTTAATACGCGCTTTATCCAGTTCATCTGCAGTAGCATCTGCAATATGTATGATCGGAACCTTTATCATAGACGCGATCTGAGGTGCTACCTTATGCATGGTATTGGTGCAGATCAGGATAAAATCTGCGCCGGCTGTTTCAAGTGCCTGTGCAGCTTTTCCCAGGATCTCACCGCTTTCTTCCCATCTATTTTCGGACTGGCATTTTTCTATTTCATCAAATTCAACGCTGTAAAGAATGATCTTTGCTGAATGCAGTCCTCCCATTTTCTTCTTTACTTCTTCATTTATGATCCGGTAGTAGGGAATCGTACTTTCCCAGCTCATGCCACCGATCAACCCGATCGTTCTCATATTTTTACCCCCTCAATATCTTTTTCATTCTGCTGGCGCAGCCGCTTGTTTTTCCCTGTGTTCTCGTCCACTCACGAATCCCGCGCATTCGCGCTCTACTGCCTGCTTTCGCAGGCGGAACCTTCGTTAATGGTCCAAGAAAAACAAATGCCACCTTCGGTGTCGCTTGTTTTTCTTTTGGACTCATAAAATCTTATACTCAGGTTCCCCGCGCATTCGCGCTCCACTGCCTGCTTTCGCAGGCGGAACCTTCGTTAATGGTCCAAGAAAAACAAATGCCACCTTCGGTGTCGCTTGTTTTTCTTTTGGACTCATTATATCTTAAATCTGTATCCTACGCCCCAGATTGTTTCTATATACTGAGGCTTTGCTGTATTAAACTCAATTTTTTCCCTGATCTTCTTAATATGCACAGTAACTGTAGCGATATCTCCAATAGACTCCATATCCCAGATTTTGGAGAAAAGCTCTTCTTTCGTAAATACGTGATTAGGATTCTGGGCAAGGAAGGAAAGCAGGTCAAATTCCTTTGTTGTAAAGGTCTTTTCTTCCCCATTGACCCATACTCTTCTGGCAGTCTTATCGATCTTTAAACCACGGATCTCAATGATCTCGTTTGACGGCTGGCCACTTCCTACCAGCCGCTCATATCTTGCCATATGCGCTTTTACTCTGGCTACCATCTCACTTGGACTGAATGGCTTTGTAATATAGTCATCTGCTCCTAGACCCAGACCGCGGATCTTGTCAATATCTTCTTTCTTTGCGGAAACCATGATGATAGGGGTGTTTTTTATCTCACGTACACGGCGGCAGATTTCAAACCCATCTGTTCCCGGAAGCATCAGATCCAGGATCAACAGGTCATATTCCTCCTTTAATGCCCGTTCCAAGCCGTCTGTCCCATTATTTTCTATCTCCACTTCAAAGCCTGACAGTTCCAGATAATCCTTTTCCAGCTCTGCAATGCTTTCCTCATCTTCTACGATCAGTATTTTGCTCATTCCTGAATAACCTCCTGATATTTTCTTAAAACAAAGTGCACCTCTGTTCCGATCCCTTCTTTACTGGTGGCCCAGATACGGCCGCCGTGGTCTTCAATGATCTTGCGCACAATAGACAGTCCAATGCCGCTTCCACCCTGAGAAGAATTTCTGGAAGAATCCGTACGGTAGAACCGGTCAAAGATATTAGGCAGATCCTTTGCAGCAATGCCTTTTCCATTATCTTCGATCTCTACCTGGATGAAATCCCCGTCATCCTTGATACGGATATTGATAATGCCCTTTTTCTTGTCCAGATATTTCACAGAATTACCAATGATATTGTTGATCACACGCTTCATCTGCTCTGCATCGGCGATCACTACCACATCTTCATCTACATAGTTAAAATATCCCAGTTCAATACCTCTGGCTTCCATATCCAGTCCTACTTCTTCCACACAATCCCTGAAATACTGTGAAACGTTGATCTTTGAGAAAGTATAGGGGATCTTGTTTGTATCGATCTTGGAATAAAAGGTCAGCTCATCAATAAGACGGTCCATGTCATTGGCTTTATTATAAATAGTCCGGATATATTTATCCAGCTTTTCCGGTGAAGATGCCACTCCGTCCATAATACCTTCTACATAGCCCTTGATCGCCGTGATAGGAGTCTTTAAGTCATGGGAGATATTACTGATCAGCTCTTTGCTTTCTTTGTCATACTGGATTTTTTCCTCTGCGCTTTCTTTTAAACGCATACGCATTTCTTCGAAATCCTGGCACAAATGGCCGATCTCATCATCTGCATCCACATCCAGGGTAAATTCCAGATTGCCGTCACGGATCTTCTTTGTGGCTTCCTGAAGCTTGTTTAATGGGCTTAGGATCGACTGATAGACCCAGAAAGTCAGGGTAATTCCAGCGATCAGAAGGATCATGACTCCTAAAAAGAGCATTTCCCTGATCATGTATTTTACTTCCGGCAGCAGATCATCCACATTGGAAATAATAAATACGCTTCCTTCTGTCTTATCTGGAAACTGAAAATCCATCTGCTTTACAAGATGCTGGCTCTCACCATCTAAGTATATACCACCCTCTAAATCTCCCTGAAGGATATCAAATTCTGGCAGCTGTTCACACAGCTGGGACTTATTTTCTTCATCTGTATCACCAAAATAAATGATATCTGTTCCTTTACGCACTACCAGATAGGCGTAATGCTTCTGAAGTTCTGCATTAACCTCATCTAAGTGGCCTGTATCTTCATATAATTCCGGCTTCTTATCCAGCTCTTCCCGGATCACCTGCTGTACCCGGCGGGTCAGACGGTTAAACACCTGTGTCGAATTTCCGCTTAAAAGATCTACCTGTTCTGTCAGTCCATACTCTTTTGTAAAGGAACGTGCCTGATGATCATTGATGGCAAAAAAGGACACAAAGATCAGAATCATAGGAACAATAGTGATGATCATAAATGCAACCGCCAAGCGGGTCTTTAATTTCATGGATATACCTCCGGTTTGTCGCAGCCAAGACTCAGGTTCCCCCCGCTTGTGTGCTCTGATTCCTGCCGTGGCAGGCGGGATCTTCGTTAATGTCTTGTTTTTTTCCCTGGGCTCATTATATCTTATACTCACGAATCCCGCGCATTCGCGCTCTACTGCCTACTTTCGCAGGCGATTCGTTCGTTAATGGCTTGTGAAAAACAAATGTCTGCTGCGCAGCCGCTTGTTTTTCCCTGCGCTCATTATACCATACTTATTGGATCCCGTTTATAAAATCATTCTAAAAAATGCCCTCTTCCCAATAACAGGAAAGCGGGCATTTTAAATTTAAATATAATGTTATAAGGCAGATGCAAATAATATTTACATTATTAGAACATAAACTTGTCAGCAAAGTAATCCTTTAACTCAGCGATCGGGATACGAACCTGCTCCATGGTATCTCTGTCACGGACAGTTACAGCATGGTCTTCTTCTGAATCGAAGTCGTAGGTTACGCAGAATGGAGTACCGATCTCATCCTGTCTTCTGTAACGCTTACCAATGTTGCCTCTGTCATCAAATTCACAGTTGAAATACTTGCTCAGCTCAGCATATACCTTTTCTGCTCCTTCATTTAACTTCTTGGACAGTGGCAGAACACCTACCTTTACAGGTGCCAGAGCAGGGTGGAAGTGAAGAACAGTTCTTACATCTCCTTCTCCGATTTCCTCCTCGTCATACGCTGCACACAGGAATGCTAAGGTTACACGGTCAGCACCCAGTGAAGGCTCAATTACATATGGGATATACTTTTCCTTGCTCTCATCATCAAAGTAAGTCATGTCCTGTCCGGATACAGTCTGATGCTGGGTCAGGTCATAATCAGTTCTGTCTGCAATACCCCAAAGCTCGCCCCAGCCAAATGGAAACTGGAATTCCAGGTCAGTAGTAGCCTTGCTGTAGAAGCACAGCTCTTCCGGAGAATGATCTCTTGCACGCATCTCGTCTGGCTTGATGCCTAATTTCTGCAGCCAGTCAATACAATATTGCTTCCAGTAAGCAAACCATTCAAGGTCAGTACCTGGCTTGCAGAAGAATTCAAGTTCCATCTGCTCAAACTCTCTGGTACGGAAAGTAAAGTTGCCAGGTGTAATCTCGTTACGGAAGGACTTACCAATCTGTCCGATACCAAACGGAACTTTCTTTCTGGAAGTTCTCTGTACATTCTTGAAGTTTACGAAAATACCCTGGGCAGTCTCCGGACGAAGATATACAGTATTTTTGGCATCCTCGGTTACACCCTGGAATGTTTTAAACATCAGGTTGAACTGACGGATATCTGTGAAATCATGGGCACCGCAGCTTGGGCAGCAGATATGCTTGTCTTCGATGTACTGCTTCATCTGTTCCTGGGACCAGCCATCTACAGAACCTTCCATCTCAATACCATGCTCATCGTTGTAATCTTCGATCAGCTTATCAGCACGGAAACGCTCTTTACACTGCTTACAGTCCATTAAAGGATCTGAGAAACCACCCAGATGTCCGCTGGCTACCCATGTCTGGGAATTCATTAAGATAGCACAGTCAACACCTACGTTATAAGGGCTTTCCTGTACGAATTTCTGCCACCAGGCCTTCTTCACATTGTTCTTCAGCTCAACGCCCAGATTGCCGTAATCCCAGGTATTTGCAAGACCGCCATAGATCTCAGAACCCGGATATACAAAACCTCTGTTTTTTGCAAGAGCTACGATTTTTTCCATTGTCTTTTCCATATCAGTATCCTCTCTTTATATGATCTGCTTATCTGTAAACTGCCATTTCTACTCAGTTACGATCACACTTGTTCCGGAACCTGTTTTAATAAAATGTCCGTCATTGACTGTACAGCTTCCGTCTGCATCCAGTATCTTTCCTTCTGTCTGTACCATTCCTTCTCCCTGTAGTACAACAGCAAAAGAACCATGGATCTCAATACCTGCAGCCTTCAGCTCTTCTGAAAGTTCCTCCGGTGTGCCGGTCTTGACCTCTGCAAATGGCATGGTATCATCTCCTGTTTCCCCGGCAAAATCCACAAGGCTTTCACCACTGTCATAAGAAGTAATAAGTACCGCTTTTCCATTTTCCAGACTTCCTGAAACCAGAGTCACCGGCTCTTTTGAGTTTTCTGTTCCTTTGGCTTCATTATATTCCTTTATCTTTTCAGATGCAAAGTCTAAAAGTTCTTCTTTGGAATAACTGCCGCCTTCATAATGTTCCACGCTGACCCACTGAATACTGCCATCTTTTGTAATATAAAGACAGCTTTCTTCTGTTTCTGGTCCTTTTGCGTTTTTTGCAGATAAGCCTTCACAGCCTCCAAGCATAAGCACTGCTGTCACAGCAACAGCTGCTGCAAGAAGTTTTTTCTTCATTCTCTTCTTTTTCCTTTCAGACATATGGCATATTATATCCTTTGAATAGCATAATTTCAAGCCCTTTAGCGCATTTTCAGCTAATAGGACTGGTCATTTTGCCTCCTGCAAGCACTTCTAAGATCTCCAAAGACTTAAACTCATGGTGTATGTACTCCTCCATGGCATGCTGTACTTCCCTGGAAAATTCCCTTAAGACATCTTCTTTTAGTGTAAATGTATACAGGGAACCTAATGGCGTTGCGATGACATACTGCCATGCATAGACACAAGACTCCGACACTCTTCCTTCCGGCTCCTGTGTATACACGCCGTTAATGACCATGGCACGAAGCTCAAAAATGCGCCGTACCAACGGGTTGGGCAGAGCTTCTTTGCTTAATGCTTTTAAAGATACGTATAAAAGATTTAAAAACTCTGTCCCGTCCATATTTTCATCAGAAAGCCAGGAAGCCACTTCCAGAAAATAAGCCCCATAGCAGGCCCCTTCCATGTCAGCAGACAATTCATCAAAATAATTGGTGATCTGCGCGGACTGAAGGTTATAGGCGGATCTGCCTTCATATACCTGAAAGGTTC includes these proteins:
- the recO gene encoding DNA repair protein RecO — its product is MRDVLNVTGMVLLSAPSGDYDRRLVLLTREKGKITAFAHGVRRPGSSLMAASRPFSFGTFQVYEGRSAYNLQSAQITNYFDELSADMEGACYGAYFLEVASWLSDENMDGTEFLNLLYVSLKALSKEALPNPLVRRIFELRAMVINGVYTQEPEGRVSESCVYAWQYVIATPLGSLYTFTLKEDVLREFSREVQHAMEEYIHHEFKSLEILEVLAGGKMTSPIS
- a CDS encoding aspartate/glutamate racemase family protein; translated protein: MRTIGLIGGMSWESTIPYYRIINEEVKKKMGGLHSAKIILYSVEFDEIEKCQSENRWEESGEILGKAAQALETAGADFILICTNTMHKVAPQIASMIKVPIIHIADATADELDKARIKRVGLLGTKYTMTQDFYKKRLVDRGIDVLIPKESEIETVNSIIFNELCVGTITEESRKKFQDIIEKLKEKGADGVILGCTEIGLLISQSDVSIPVFDTTVIHAKRAAKIAMED
- a CDS encoding glycine--tRNA ligase, whose product is MEKTMEKIVALAKNRGFVYPGSEIYGGLANTWDYGNLGVELKNNVKKAWWQKFVQESPYNVGVDCAILMNSQTWVASGHLGGFSDPLMDCKQCKERFRADKLIEDYNDEHGIEMEGSVDGWSQEQMKQYIEDKHICCPSCGAHDFTDIRQFNLMFKTFQGVTEDAKNTVYLRPETAQGIFVNFKNVQRTSRKKVPFGIGQIGKSFRNEITPGNFTFRTREFEQMELEFFCKPGTDLEWFAYWKQYCIDWLQKLGIKPDEMRARDHSPEELCFYSKATTDLEFQFPFGWGELWGIADRTDYDLTQHQTVSGQDMTYFDDESKEKYIPYVIEPSLGADRVTLAFLCAAYDEEEIGEGDVRTVLHFHPALAPVKVGVLPLSKKLNEGAEKVYAELSKYFNCEFDDRGNIGKRYRRQDEIGTPFCVTYDFDSEEDHAVTVRDRDTMEQVRIPIAELKDYFADKFMF
- a CDS encoding HAMP domain-containing histidine kinase, encoding MKLKTRLAVAFMIITIVPMILIFVSFFAINDHQARSFTKEYGLTEQVDLLSGNSTQVFNRLTRRVQQVIREELDKKPELYEDTGHLDEVNAELQKHYAYLVVRKGTDIIYFGDTDEENKSQLCEQLPEFDILQGDLEGGIYLDGESQHLVKQMDFQFPDKTEGSVFIISNVDDLLPEVKYMIREMLFLGVMILLIAGITLTFWVYQSILSPLNKLQEATKKIRDGNLEFTLDVDADDEIGHLCQDFEEMRMRLKESAEEKIQYDKESKELISNISHDLKTPITAIKGYVEGIMDGVASSPEKLDKYIRTIYNKANDMDRLIDELTFYSKIDTNKIPYTFSKINVSQYFRDCVEEVGLDMEARGIELGYFNYVDEDVVVIADAEQMKRVINNIIGNSVKYLDKKKGIINIRIKDDGDFIQVEIEDNGKGIAAKDLPNIFDRFYRTDSSRNSSQGGSGIGLSIVRKIIEDHGGRIWATSKEGIGTEVHFVLRKYQEVIQE
- a CDS encoding response regulator transcription factor, producing MSKILIVEDEESIAELEKDYLELSGFEVEIENNGTDGLERALKEEYDLLILDLMLPGTDGFEICRRVREIKNTPIIMVSAKKEDIDKIRGLGLGADDYITKPFSPSEMVARVKAHMARYERLVGSGQPSNEIIEIRGLKIDKTARRVWVNGEEKTFTTKEFDLLSFLAQNPNHVFTKEELFSKIWDMESIGDIATVTVHIKKIREKIEFNTAKPQYIETIWGVGYRFKI